From the Glycine max cultivar Williams 82 chromosome 11, Glycine_max_v4.0, whole genome shotgun sequence genome, the window tcaggcactggcctcccTATTAATGCCACCTTCCTCCCGTGCGACACCAACTTCAGCTCAGGacgctcctgaattgaagtataaatcattccaaatacataaatatcaaaaaaatttaatgacaaagaaatcaagaagaaaaaattaacaaattataatacTTGTCCAGTCCAAATGGCATGTGCGACATGCTCCGCAAATGAAGTCAGAACTAATGGGTCACAAGGcccaccagggaatccctcaTCAGCATGTGATCCCTCAGCACCATCACCACCTAAGTCCTCTGCAACAGTCGCATCTACGTCCACAGTCATCTGAGGCGCATCTTCACTCATATGAGGAACATCGTCAGCCATATGAGTGACATCCTCAGTCATCTGGGAACATCCTCTGCCATATGAAGGACATCCTCAGTCACCTGAGGAACACCCTCATCAACCGCAATATGTACCTGTTGCTTACAGGCTGATGCAGTAGGCCTATGCCTCCAGGGAACATCAACTGCATCATGCTCATCCTGCCTACCTCACCCTATAACCCTAGCTAAAacacgacctaaacctcgtgttctaacCATAATCTGCAAATCATGAATAACACGTATTTTTTTAggtcaaataaaatattcatataattaaaaacctACATATATTTACATAAATCTTCAGCCTCACGTTATAAACCCTAATCACACTACCCTAAGCATTGTTGACTACCCTAAACTAAACCCTACACATTCAACCACTAAacgaaaatatgtaaaaaaaatataataaacaaaaatttaagctaatatataatatttaagtaatttttttacataccaCCATGCAAGCATAAATATTTCTATCAttaaacatacacaacttaatttataaaaaaaataacaacttcattcattaaaaaaaataaaaaataaactaattttaaaaaaaaaatcctggttccggaagaagcttctttcGGTAGAACATTTTGTTCATCCAGAAGAACCTTATTCCGGAGACATTtctggaagaacttcttccgatATGTTCAGTTTCTTCTTAAGGAAGAAGTTCTTTCGAAGAACCATTCGAAAGAACTTGTTCCGGACTACCAAACCGTTAAAGGTTCCAGTTCTCAAACGAGTCTTCTACCCTAGAGTTCAGTTCATCTTCTACCCTAAATCCAGCTTCTCCAAAACTAAATAATCAACCTAGGAGGGGAGGGGAGATAGGGGATACTAACCTTGAGGCAAAAACGCAGCAACGGCACCACAAGAAGCTTCGAAGATGAACGGAAATGGCAGCCAGAGGGAAGAGACGCGCggaggaagaaggaagagaagaaaagcaaGAAGGCGGAAAGGTGGGGACTGTTGGGTGcgcttcatttttaaaattttaaacaaggGCGATTTTGCCCATTCAcataattgctgggtgcaccaacaatgttgttgggtgcacctagcatgtcccCAACCATAAACATCTTATTCTGACCCAAAACTTTGGAAGCCCAATGTAGTCCAAAGCCATATGCAATTCAATacgaacaaaaataataaattaagatgtttgcagcataatttggttcaatttttgaaagaaaaattatttgtactaaacataaaataaagatagaatTTAGTTTGAATGTAATATCAAATATGAAGTCAAACTAAAccaaatttttaagatttggTTTGGATGGAtttgacatttttaatttttaattttttaatacaatgtcaaatttaataactaatttacataattaatattctatatttttaattgaaaaatattattatttttacttctatttagtattattcttaaatattaacaactcttttagtaatataaaaataaagtatgcATCATTCAATATTTAACAATATATAGATCATTTTTGTAacatataaaactaaaagtaaaatgtgcactttaattacaaAGCAAATAAAATGTTATGAATTATTTAACACTTACTATTAATTACTACGATAAAACATATTACAAACCTCTCATAAAATGAAGTACATTATAAGTCACATCCTATaactattaaaaattcaaaataaaactacAAAAAAGCTAAACATacactaagtaaaatcaatatgtataagtattgtttgattttttcacAACAAGAACACAAATTTGAACCAAACTGCAAAAAAATAttcgatttatttatttattttcagtttgataggtttttagttttttttatgggtTTAACAATTTACaacaatttaattcaattttgaacGCCCCTCAATAAAAGAGGagtttctatttacacccccttttataattcttttttccaaaatatcctaaattttgcttcttctttttcataattCTTTTGGTCTTAATGCATCAAAACCTTCCCTTGCTTCCTTATTCCCTCCATCATCTCCAACTGCATCTTACATATTTGGGCACTTGTTGTGCCTCATAAAGTTTAACTTCTTTGTTACTAAGAGCACATTCACATAAGTCAAAAACAATCTTGATTAGTCAACACTTCCGTTAATGGTTAAAACTgttgaagaaaagaagagtaCCACAATGAAAAAAATGCAGGAAAGTTGTTTCtgatttcttatttttgatttttcattCTATTGGTACAACAGCTAACTACCTATTTATAACAATCAACTTTTGTAAAACAGAAAAATACAAGTTGTTATAATCGTACACTGCATTCAaccccttttctatttttgaatcACTTTCTAACACCCCTCTTTTGATTCAAAAGCTTTATAGGTAAACTACATTCAGTAGCTTTCTCATAGCTTTCTTAACTCTTTAAATCTTTCAGCCTTCAATGACTTAGTCATTATATCAGCCAATTGAACTTCTGACGTACAGTGCCTTAGTTTAATTCTGCCTTTACTTACTTGATCTCTGAGGAAATGGAATTTAGTGTCTATATGCTTGCTTCTTCCACGAGCTATTGGATTCTTGGCCAAAACTATAGCTAATTTGCTGTCTACAACTAGTTCAACAACTTCATTCGAAGATACTTTCAATTCATTAATCAAGGATGAAAGCCACAGTGCTTGGCAAGGAGCTGAACAAGCTGCAATATATTCTTCCTCACAAGTTGATAGTGCCACCACTAGTTGCTTCTTTGAGTTCCAGGATATGGGAGAGCCAGACAGTAGGAATACTTGTCCCACAGTGCTTTTCCTATCAACCAAATCTCCACACCAATCAGAGTCTGAATAGGCTACAAGATGTAGATTATCATCCTCTTTGGTTTGATGAGGGAAAATGATTCCATATCCCAATGTCCCCTTTAGATACCTCATGACTCTTTTAGCATCCAGCAAGTGTGATTGCCTAGGGTCACCCATAAATCTGCTCACCAGTCCAACATTGAATGTGATCTCTGGTTTGTTGTGGCAGATGAATCTTAGACTACCAACAATTTGTCTGAACAAGGTTCCATCAACTGAGGCTTCATTCTCACTTTTTGCAAGCTTCAAATTCACCTCTGTTGGAGTTTCTGTTGAATTACAATTCCACATGTTAAACCTCTTCAAAACATCTAAAGTATACTTATTTTGATGCATGAAAATTCCTTGTTCAGTGTGTGCAAACTCCAATCCTAGAAAGTATCACAATGTTCCCAAGTCTgtcatttcaaattccttcttCAAATTCTGTTTTAGTGAGTCAATCCCAGTTGAGCTACTCCCAGTAAGTAATATATCATCCACATACAGACAAATGATGAGAATTTCAGTGTGTTTCACAAATTTTATGTAAACTCCATGCTCAGCAGTACATTTCTGAAAGCCAATATTGTGAAGAAAGGTGTCAATTCTCTTGTTCCAAGCCCTGGGTGTCTGTTTTAATCCATATAATGCCTTCCTCAGCTTCAAAACTTTGTGTTCATTCCCCTTGCATATAAAACCAGGAGGTTGCAGaataaacacattttcattAAGTGGTCCATTGAGGAATGCTGACTTCACATCCAGCTGCCATAAATTCCAATTTTTCCAACTAGCCAAGGCAACAACTAGCCTCATAGTCTCAAGTCTGGCTACAGGGGCAAAAACCTCTGTGTAATATATTCCTTCCTTCTGCATCAAGCCCTTGGCTACCAGTCTGGCCTTATATTCTGCAACTGTTCCATCTGGTTTGAGTTTAACTTTAAAAATCCGCTTGACACCAATAGGAGTTTTGTTCTGAGGTAATTCTGCCATTTCCTAGGTTTGGTTCTTCTCAATACTCCTTaattcttcttccatggctGATCTCCATACCTCACTTGCAATGGCTTCATCAAGATCAATAGGTTCTGCAACGGCCATGAGTGAAAGGTGCAGAACCAACTCACCATCAACAGAGATGGCATTATCAGGATAGAATTGATAATCTGAGAGTCTTGAAGggaaatttttgtttcttctagGTCTGTTGTTTACAATCTGCTGCTCAGTATTCAATGTACCATGTGTGGCTTCTTTTCTTGAGTCAATTTCTTCCCAATCAAGCTGCAATCTTGGAATTGTTTCAGTTATGGCCTGTGGTTCACTCCATGATTTTGATTCATCAAAATAGACATCTCTGCTGAAGAGAACTTCTTTAGTCTTGGGATTGTACAGCTTGTATGAGCTTGTAGAGTTATAGCCTACAAAGATCATTGGTTCACTTTTATCATCaagcttttttctcttttggtcTGGTACATGTCTGTAACACAATGAACCAAAGATTCTGAAGTGTTTGACTGAGGGTTTACTGCCAGACCATGCTTCTTCTGGAACCATTGAGTTCAGCCTCTTAGTGGGACATCTATTGAGGACATGGGCAGCAGTCATGGCTGCTTCTCCCAAAAAGCTGTGAGGGAGATTTTTCTGTTTAAGCATGCACCTTACCATGTTCAATATAGTCCTATTTCTTCTCTCCACTATCCCATTATGTTGGGGAGTGTAAGGGGCAGTAACCTCATGCACAACTTCATGCTCCTTGCAAAAATCTTCTAGCTCACTAGAAGTGAATTCTCCCCCTTCATCAGTCCTCAAAGTCTTGATGCACTTTCTTGACTGCTTTTCTACTAAAGCCTTGAATCCCTTAAAGGTATTGAACACTTCACTCTTGACCTTAATCAAGTAAAGCCACAGTTTTATGCTAAAGTCATccacaaatgaaacaaaatactTGTTTCCTCCTAAAGATGGAACATCAAATGGCCCACACACATTAGAGTAAATAATGTGTAGAACATCATTAGCCTTGGATATGGTGTATGAGCTAAAAGAAGTTTCAGGTTGCTTGCTGATCAGGAAATTGTCATATACTTTCTTTGGAATCACAATTGAGGAGAGACCAGTTACCatgtttttttatctcaatAGGCTTAAATCTTTAAAATTCGAGTGGCCTAGCCTTAGATGCCATAACCATGAGTCATCAGACATTGTAACGGCAGAGAGGCATTGAGGTTCAATAGTATTCAGATTTACCTTAAATGTTCTATTTCTAGCCAATGGGGCTTTCATGATCATTTTCTTTGCTGTATCATAGACTTTCAGAGATCCATTActcattttcattgaaaatccCTTCTCTAGGAGCTGACCCATACTTATCAGGTTACTCTTCATCCCAAGAACATAGAGTACATCTGTGATCATAGCTTGTCTTCCATCTAGTCTTCTAACAGCTACATTCCCTGCTCCTTCAGCCTGTATGACTTTGTTGTCTGCAAACCTTACTTTACTCTTCTTCATTACATCAAAATTGACAAGCCAATCCCTATGTCCAGTCATATGATTTGAGCATCCAGAATTTATGTACCAGATTTCATTATTATGAGACATCATCAGCATCAAGGGTTTTTCTTCAGAGTCTGCTTCATTCTCTTCTTTGGCCATATGTGCTTGATAATCACTATGTGATTGATTCCCCCTGTGATCTGTGCTACTTGGTGCGGCTACACACTCTATTGAAAAATGTCAAATCCGATTACAATTGAAACATTTAATTCTTTTCCTGTCaactgtctttttttttctctctctccaa encodes:
- the LOC102662140 gene encoding uncharacterized protein, which codes for MAKEENEADSEEKPLMLMMSHNNEIWYINSGCSNHMTGHRDWLVNFDVMKKSKVRFADNKVIQAEGAGNVAVRRLDGRQAMITDVLYVLGMKSNLISMGQLLEKGFSMKMSNGSLKVYDTAKKMIMKAPLARNRTFKVNLNTIEPQCLSAVTMSDDSWLWHLRLGHSNFKDLSLLR
- the LOC121173059 gene encoding secreted RxLR effector protein 161-like produces the protein MWNCNSTETPTEVNLKLAKSENEASVDGTLFRQIVGSLRFICHNKPEITFNVGLVSRFMGDPRQSHLLDAKRVMRYLKGTLGYGIIFPHQTKEDDNLHLVAYSDSDWCGDLVDRKSTVGQVFLLSGSPISWNSKKQLVVALSTCEEEYIAACSAPCQALWLSSLINELKVSSNEVVELVVDSKLAIVLAKNPIARGRSKHIDTKFHFLRDQVSKGRIKLRHCTSEVQLADIMTKSLKAERFKELRKL